The DNA segment GGTGAATACGGTGAATAGGGCGGCCAATAGGTAGTCCTGCAGCACAACGTACGCTTGAGCAAACTGACCCTGCACCGAGACTTCATGACTTAGGAGTTTCAGTTGAGTGTCTGAATGCGCCCAGCCGGTGCGGACCACGACCCAATCGCTCAAGTGCTGAAGCACTTTAGCGGTGGCTTGCGCGGGTTCCTCCACGAGCAGCGAGTTTTTGAAGTGATCGCTTAGCCATCCCAGCTCACTCAGCCACATGGCATGGCTGTGATGCCAGCCCTGCTCGGGCCAGAACCAGACCATGCCCACGAACTCCAGGATGATGGAGAAAATCAGCGAAGCGAACAGCAGACCGAGCAGCCGCAGACAAAGCTCAAGCGTGCCGAAGATCAGCCCCGGACGTTTTTGCGCAGGAGGTTGGCTGACTGGAGTGGTCGGCATAGGGGCTCCGCAGTACTTGGTCGCTTACGGCGCGTGCCTGCGCCCTGGTGGAGGCATCTCGGGATCGAAATCTGCCGTGGGTGCGCCTCCCGCGTTACTCCACCAACTCCCCGCATTGGCGTTATAGGACTCTCGCATACGCGCCGCCAGGGTCTGCAGGTCTTCTGGCATAGCATCATCGCTGGCCGGTTTCGGTAGCGGCATGCTCACCTTCCACAGTTGCCCGCCTTCCTGAAACGAGAACATCTGGCCCTTGGGCAGGGCGATAATGTGCGCCGGTTCGATCAGTGGTACGGCAGTGGTGGTGACCCGGTCCTGCGAAGAGGAGGTGAAGTCGGTACGGGCATCCGGATCGGCGGTGTCCGTCGCTCCGGAGACCAAAGTGCGTGTCTGCACGTTGACCTTGGGCAGCTGGTTGGTCAGTAGTTCAGCGGTGGCGGTTTCCCGTACGCGCAGCATCTGCAGGGTGTTGAAGTTGCCGATGACCTGGCCGGCCTTGGCCCGGTTGCCGATACGTGCCTCGATGTCGCTCAAGGTCTGGGTGTAGGCCGTGACCTGGATACCGGCACCGCCGCCCTTGTTGATCAGCGGGATGAACTCGTCGCCCATCAACTCGTTGAACTCGTCAGCGTGCAGGTTGATGGGCACCTTGTCCGCTGCGCTTGAGGAGCCGGGCAGGCCGTGATCGATGCCGTGTTTGTAGATGTGGCCGGCGACGGAGACCAGGTCGGCGAACATCGAGTTACCGACTGCGGCGGCCACTTCGGCATCCGATAACGCGTCCAGGCCGACGTAGACGATGCCGCGTTTGCGGATGACCTGTAGCCAGTCGAAGATCGGTCGCGGATCATCCAGGTCGGAGTAATTCGGGGCCAGCAGTTGTGCAGTCTTGCCACTGGTGAGTTTTTCCAACAGTGGCAGCAGCGACGCCACGATCTTGTCGAAGTAGGTGCGGTCGTAGCGCACGGCAGAGCGCAGGCCGTCCATTACCGGGTCGAAGATGCGCTTGGCGGTCAGGTACTGCTCGATGGCAACGACGCGCTTTTCCCGGCCAACCATATGCCGCGGAATGTTCTTCTCGTTCAAGCGGCCTTCGATCTGCACGATCGCTTCCCAGGCCAGCGGATCATGGCGGGCGAAGAAATGCTGGGCATACTCGATAAACAGCGCATCGATGTTCACCACATGGCGCTGGATCTGCAGGTAGTCCGGGCGGCGACCGAGCTCAATCAGCGCCCTCGCGATGATGTTGACGAAGCGCCAAGCAAACTCGCGAAAAGCCGCCGAGTTGCCTTCACCGCTCAACTGGCCGGCGATCCGGGTAGCGACTTCCGAAATGCGCCCGAAGCGGCCGATGGCGTTGTAGCGTGCGGAGATCTCCGGCCAGCCCAGGTGGAAGACATAGAACTCGTGCTCGCGGCCAGCGCGCCGCGCCTCGACGTACATGCGCTTGAGCAGGTCGGCGTCGCCCTTGGGGTCGAAGACGATGACCACTTCCCGGCTCGGTCGATGGATGTCCTGGGTGATATACACCTCGGCCAGGCGAGTCTTGCCCACCCGTGTGGTGCCCAGCACCAGGGTATGTCCAACGCGCTCGCTGAGCGGCAGACTGGCTTCCTGCTCCTTCGGTTCGACGCCGTGCAGCAATGGCGAGCCGCCCACCGGCGGTAATGGACGCACCGGATTGAACGGGCTGTCCCACGCGGTCAGGCGAGGCAGCAGTGATAGTACCGGTGGGGCTTTCTCCAGTAGCTGTTCCATGCGTCGCGCCCACTGGTGGGCAGTCGACTGGTTGACATAGCGGGCCAGCGCCGGGTCCTGAGCTTCGAGCAGGCGCTGCGTGTGCAGGCGGGTCCAGCGAAAGCCGCGGCCCATGAACAACCGCTTGCTGCTCACCGGAATCTGCCGGCTGGTCAGCGAATAGCGCGGCAGGCGGCGGATATTGCGCCGGTAGCGCAGGACGATCCGCGCTTCGTTGAGCCGCTTCAGACCGAACGCGGTGTAGGCCAGGGCCATGCCAGCCCCTACCTCAGGCGACAGGGCCACGGCCCAGGGTGAATGCAGGCACAGCGCACCGGCACCGGCGCAGAGACCCACGGTGTACAGTTCCACCGCCGGTCGCAGCAGGGATTCCATCGCATGCTCGCCCATGAAGTACCCTCACTGTTGCAGGTTGGTGGGCGTGATCAGCACCGGGTAGTGGTCCAGCTCCAACCGTTCGGCAATGTCGTCACCACTGACTGGCCAGATGTTCAGCCCGGGCGCTGCCGTCTGGATGCGACGCAGCGCCTGCACATTGTCTACTTCGACCGCCAGCCCGTTGGCGCCCAAGTCTTGTAGCGCCTGGGCGTGCCGCGACAGCCACTCCACGGAAGCAGGGTCCTGCCCAACCAGGAACAACGGCGTCATGCCGGGCAGTCTCAACGTCCTGGGCAGCACGGGACCTGGCGAGAGGCGAGCGCTGCGCACCGGCAGCACCCAATTCAACGTGGCTGGGTCGGGTGGGCTTTTGGACTCAGCGCTCGCGGCAAGTGACAGCCAGGGGCAGAGAGCTATGGCGACCAAGTGCAAACGTCTCATGGCAGGGACCGCCCTGGTGCCGTCGCGACGGGCTGGACGCGCTGCCAGTGACGGGTGAACTGACGGCGATAGTGCGCCGCAGGAGGACCACCGGCAGGCCGGTGATAGCGGCCGGCGGCGACAACCCAATCACCGGTATCGGCAAAGTGCGCGCGCAACAGCTCGGCGGTGACAGCGAGGTTGGTGCGGGGATCGAGGGCATCGCAAGCGCTCGGGTAGCGGTCCGGGTGATAACCCAGGTTGGTTTGTCCCAGCCCGACATCAATGCGCTTGGGGTCGTGGCGACTGAGCGCTTCCCTCAGTGCGGCACAGGCCTGGCCGCGTCGGGCAAACCGCAGTGGTGAACCCGCCACATTCAGGGTCCACGGCCAGGGCATAAGCTGTCCGCGCAGCGGTGTACCACTTTCCTGCAGGGCGATGGCGAACAGCACCGAGGCGGGGATACCGGCACGCGCGGCCGCCAATTGATAGGCCGGCGGCGGCAGAGTATCTGCGTGAACGCTGGCCGCCCCGACCATCGCCAGGGCGAGAATCAGTCGACGCGCTGCCATTTTCCATCCACCTGCTGATAGCGGGCTGGCAGGGGCCGGCTGGCGCCCAGGGCAAACCAGCGGCCGCGGTCATGGTTCAAGGTGACCTGGCCGCCGCTGACCTGTGTGGCGGTAATACCTGCACCCTGCGCCCATTGGCGCAACCGCGTATCGTTGCCTTGGCTGCCGACCAGGTACACATCCAGCCGCGCCCCGGCCCGCAGCCATTGCTGGAGGCTGGTCACGCAGGCGGCGCATTTGTCTTCCACGAAAAGCGCCGTACGGCTGCTGTTCGAGGGTTCGGCATCGTCGCTCATGCCCTGCATGGGCTGCAGACCTGGAAACAGCCGTGCCCAGGCCGCGGAGTAGGCCTTCTGGTAGGCCAGTTCGCGCTCGGCACGCTTGGCTTCCAGACGGACCTGCAGCTCGGCGTAGCGCTGCCGCTCCTGATCCGAGTTGGCCTCGACACCCAGGGTGGTGAGCGGGTCAAGTTGCGGCGACCAGTAATGGCGGGGGCCGGTCTGCAGGCGCTCAAACGTGGCCCATTCGTCATCCGTCAGGCCCCAGGTCTTGGCCTGGTCTGCAGCAGACGCCTGTCGTGCCAGCGGCGACTGCTCACTGAACTGCACCTGAGCGTCGACATGCTTGGGGACACTCGAGCCCTGATCGGCGAACACGTAAGCCGGCAGTAGGATGAGCGCAAGCGCAGAGAACCTATGCACGTTCACCTCCTCATGGGATGGGCAGGGTGCGATCGCCATGGCCCGGAACGTAGAACACGGCCTGGCCCTCGCGAATCGCCCGCAGTTGCCAGCCGTTCAAGCTGTCACCGGGCTGAAGCAGGTGCACGGTGGACAGTGCATGGGTGCCGGCAGGCAACGCAGTCACGAACCTGATGGTGCCGCGCATCTCGATACCCTGCAGGGTGAAAGGCGGCTGCGGCGCCGTGGCTTTTGATTTTTCGCGGAAGGAGGCAGGTTGGGATGCGGCGGTAGCTGCTGGCACCTTAGGACCGGTCGAGAGCTTCTCGAGTGCCGCTTCTGCCTCCCTCATGCGTTGCGCCAGGGCGGTCAGATCGGCGCTGCTCGGTCCTGGCGGTGCCGCTTGCAGGACCCTGACGGAGGTCGCCAGCTCGTCGAGTTGCTGGCCGAGCGTTGCCTGCGCAGTGGTCTGCTGGTGTTGTGCGTCTTCCAGGGCCGCGACTTGTGGCGAAAGTGTGGCGAGTGTGGTGCGCAATTCCCCGATGTCGCGACGCAGTGACGGGCCAGGGTCAGCCGGCGCATTCCGTGCAGCAGTCTGCAGTTCTGACAGTTGCTGATGCTGGTTGTAGCTTTCAGCCGCGAGGACGGCAGCCCCCAGGCATAGCGCGCCGATCACCAAGGCCTGAAAATGGTGAACCTTCATGGTGCGGTCTCCAGTGTCGAGAAGGGCGGCTTGGGCGGGGGCAGGCGCAGGGCGTAGCACACGCTCCGCTCGACCGAATCAATGTCCAGTCGCCAAGCGGGGCCGCCGATGACGGTCAAGGCATCCAGTAGTGAAATCGGCCCGAGGTCGTGATGCACGGCAGGCAAGGGGCGGTGGAACAAC comes from the Pseudomonas urmiensis genome and includes:
- a CDS encoding TIGR03747 family integrating conjugative element membrane protein; translated protein: MPTTPVSQPPAQKRPGLIFGTLELCLRLLGLLFASLIFSIILEFVGMVWFWPEQGWHHSHAMWLSELGWLSDHFKNSLLVEEPAQATAKVLQHLSDWVVVRTGWAHSDTQLKLLSHEVSVQGQFAQAYVVLQDYLLAALFTVFTFVVRLAVLTLATPLFLLAVITGAVDGLMRRDLRKFSADRESSFVYHRAKRTLFPLMVSPWVIYLSLPWTLNPIWVLVPCAALLGCMVAITAATFKKYL
- the traD gene encoding type IV conjugative transfer system coupling protein TraD, which produces MGEHAMESLLRPAVELYTVGLCAGAGALCLHSPWAVALSPEVGAGMALAYTAFGLKRLNEARIVLRYRRNIRRLPRYSLTSRQIPVSSKRLFMGRGFRWTRLHTQRLLEAQDPALARYVNQSTAHQWARRMEQLLEKAPPVLSLLPRLTAWDSPFNPVRPLPPVGGSPLLHGVEPKEQEASLPLSERVGHTLVLGTTRVGKTRLAEVYITQDIHRPSREVVIVFDPKGDADLLKRMYVEARRAGREHEFYVFHLGWPEISARYNAIGRFGRISEVATRIAGQLSGEGNSAAFREFAWRFVNIIARALIELGRRPDYLQIQRHVVNIDALFIEYAQHFFARHDPLAWEAIVQIEGRLNEKNIPRHMVGREKRVVAIEQYLTAKRIFDPVMDGLRSAVRYDRTYFDKIVASLLPLLEKLTSGKTAQLLAPNYSDLDDPRPIFDWLQVIRKRGIVYVGLDALSDAEVAAAVGNSMFADLVSVAGHIYKHGIDHGLPGSSSAADKVPINLHADEFNELMGDEFIPLINKGGGAGIQVTAYTQTLSDIEARIGNRAKAGQVIGNFNTLQMLRVRETATAELLTNQLPKVNVQTRTLVSGATDTADPDARTDFTSSSQDRVTTTAVPLIEPAHIIALPKGQMFSFQEGGQLWKVSMPLPKPASDDAMPEDLQTLAARMRESYNANAGSWWSNAGGAPTADFDPEMPPPGRRHAP
- a CDS encoding integrating conjugative element protein translates to MRRLHLVAIALCPWLSLAASAESKSPPDPATLNWVLPVRSARLSPGPVLPRTLRLPGMTPLFLVGQDPASVEWLSRHAQALQDLGANGLAVEVDNVQALRRIQTAAPGLNIWPVSGDDIAERLELDHYPVLITPTNLQQ
- a CDS encoding transglycosylase, whose protein sequence is MAARRLILALAMVGAASVHADTLPPPAYQLAAARAGIPASVLFAIALQESGTPLRGQLMPWPWTLNVAGSPLRFARRGQACAALREALSRHDPKRIDVGLGQTNLGYHPDRYPSACDALDPRTNLAVTAELLRAHFADTGDWVVAAGRYHRPAGGPPAAHYRRQFTRHWQRVQPVATAPGRSLP
- a CDS encoding TIGR03759 family integrating conjugative element protein, whose amino-acid sequence is MHRFSALALILLPAYVFADQGSSVPKHVDAQVQFSEQSPLARQASAADQAKTWGLTDDEWATFERLQTGPRHYWSPQLDPLTTLGVEANSDQERQRYAELQVRLEAKRAERELAYQKAYSAAWARLFPGLQPMQGMSDDAEPSNSSRTALFVEDKCAACVTSLQQWLRAGARLDVYLVGSQGNDTRLRQWAQGAGITATQVSGGQVTLNHDRGRWFALGASRPLPARYQQVDGKWQRVD